In the Leptospira limi genome, one interval contains:
- a CDS encoding MBOAT family O-acyltransferase, whose translation MLFNTFVFLLFFLIVYSVFLCFGWFAKKQKWAYRAQNLWLLFASYFFYGWWEWFFLTLILISTIIDYVAARSIESSQNQMFRRIYLAVSIFANLGLLFTMKYYDFFAVNLVDSWNQIAIWFGGSMATDSSTYLLKNIVLPVGISFYTFQTMSYTIDVYRQQIKAEKDFFDFALFVNFFPQLVAGPIERAQDLLPQLKAPKFPTIDGVQKGLYDILLGYFMKVYVADNLATYVDQVFFAGKSFYTQNPTIIQSMDGSQVFAGGFLFMTQIYCDFAGYSFIALGISRLLGVTLTVNFETPEFSKTPTEFWNRWHVTLNRWFRDYIYISLGGSKYGKFAQYRNLCVIFFLSGLWHGANWTFITWGCLQGLYTMIYLIFFAKKKEDLGDKTIDSSISISSKLSQILTGTLSRILVLTLIAFSAVAFRSYDANMMFVYFQKSLSVWTWDFSPNNNVKNMFGLWEEYFKISLPLLILDGITYFKKERYWIFLTHPLIQAFVLSFMAFLILTRGVFGKEVIYFAF comes from the coding sequence ATGCTTTTTAACACTTTTGTATTTTTATTATTCTTTCTAATCGTGTATTCGGTCTTTTTATGTTTTGGTTGGTTTGCCAAAAAACAAAAATGGGCATACCGAGCACAAAACCTATGGTTACTGTTTGCCTCTTATTTTTTTTACGGATGGTGGGAATGGTTTTTTCTCACCCTCATTTTAATCAGCACCATCATTGATTATGTGGCAGCAAGGTCCATTGAATCCTCCCAAAACCAAATGTTTCGGAGGATCTACTTAGCAGTTTCGATTTTTGCCAATCTGGGCCTCCTTTTTACCATGAAGTACTATGATTTTTTTGCAGTGAATCTTGTTGATTCTTGGAACCAAATAGCCATTTGGTTTGGAGGTAGTATGGCTACAGATTCAAGTACCTACTTACTCAAAAACATTGTGCTCCCTGTGGGGATTAGTTTTTACACCTTCCAAACAATGTCGTATACGATTGATGTGTATAGACAACAAATCAAAGCTGAAAAAGATTTTTTTGATTTTGCTTTGTTTGTGAATTTTTTCCCACAACTCGTAGCAGGTCCAATTGAAAGGGCACAAGACTTACTACCCCAACTCAAAGCACCTAAGTTTCCTACCATAGATGGTGTACAAAAAGGTTTGTACGATATCCTACTTGGTTACTTTATGAAAGTATATGTAGCTGATAATTTGGCTACATATGTAGATCAGGTATTTTTTGCAGGCAAATCATTTTATACGCAAAATCCAACAATCATCCAGTCTATGGACGGCTCGCAAGTATTTGCTGGCGGATTTTTATTTATGACTCAAATTTATTGTGATTTTGCTGGTTATTCTTTTATTGCTCTAGGGATTTCTAGGTTACTTGGTGTGACTCTTACAGTGAACTTTGAAACTCCTGAATTTTCTAAAACACCTACAGAGTTTTGGAATCGTTGGCATGTAACACTGAATCGTTGGTTTCGCGATTATATTTATATTTCACTCGGTGGCAGTAAATACGGAAAGTTTGCCCAATACCGAAATTTATGCGTTATCTTCTTTTTGTCTGGGCTTTGGCATGGAGCCAATTGGACATTCATCACTTGGGGTTGTTTACAAGGTTTGTATACCATGATTTATCTGATTTTCTTTGCAAAAAAGAAAGAAGATTTAGGTGATAAAACAATCGATTCCTCAATTTCCATTTCCTCTAAACTTTCACAGATCCTAACGGGAACACTCAGTCGAATCTTAGTTTTAACATTGATTGCATTTAGTGCTGTCGCATTTCGATCTTATGACGCGAATATGATGTTTGTTTACTTTCAGAAATCCTTAAGTGTTTGGACTTGGGACTTTTCTCCTAATAATAATGTGAAAAATATGTTTGGACTTTGGGAAGAATACTTCAAAATTTCTTTGCCACTGCTTATCTTAGATGGTATCACTTATTTCAAAAAAGAAAGGTATTGGATTTTTTTAACACACCCACTCATCCAAGCATTTGTACTATCATTTATGGCATTTCTCATCCTCACAAGAGGAGTATTCGGAAAAGAGGTAATTTACTTTGCGTTCTAA
- a CDS encoding caspase family protein, translated as MFSFRNIFVCILSAYFIGSPILAQNRYALFIGTNYKGNTAKIPELNLCEADANFLKEKIQKKGNFKDIKVLLGSMVTRDNVKNAITQIGKVAGKEDSVFLYFSGHGMYMKDAKAKNGMRNYLICYDRPHISDEELNEFLTDIKSPKTVLVMDCCYSGGIAKKGKNTRGAAEIPIAQGNDGVVRQNAEDYFFQDKAVISSSDDDQTSIEVGGTINHGIFTYNFGNALEKADLNKDSVVTALEAFFVAKEETVRMARQFNHEQTPQVSGNAAGIFLSGAPQPQTPPPKPPNVVVNVPITPVETTTPNNNQTTTPVTPEPEPTPANETTVVIPPITEVEPPAPPSVSTGNILIRTSIIKDKSYGGAATKSPYDLLNKQGKLRSSTPEGKVRAIKVLVDDQEYNAQVTTEKSKIWGSITRNGTLIPGDIYNVKIDNLPAGVHQIEIRADNYPIYKTATAVIPKQTVTVDTTSSMDGFGAIRGRVFFKTLDNPIEKHPIYMPTVVSTNQIFKVTTDKDGYFWFTNLKPGKYEIRASFMEEMKLENSEIVVKPGEVTTVEIILNKKLSYTKTKY; from the coding sequence ATGTTTTCGTTTCGAAACATATTTGTTTGTATTCTATCTGCCTATTTCATCGGATCACCGATACTAGCGCAGAACCGTTATGCGTTGTTCATAGGAACTAACTACAAAGGGAACACTGCTAAAATCCCTGAGTTGAATCTCTGTGAAGCCGATGCGAATTTTTTAAAAGAGAAAATCCAAAAAAAAGGAAACTTCAAGGATATCAAAGTCCTGTTAGGTTCCATGGTAACTCGGGATAATGTCAAAAATGCAATCACCCAAATCGGAAAAGTAGCTGGGAAAGAAGATTCTGTATTTTTGTATTTCTCTGGACATGGGATGTACATGAAAGATGCGAAGGCCAAAAATGGAATGCGTAACTATTTAATTTGTTACGATCGACCGCATATTTCCGATGAAGAACTCAATGAATTTTTAACAGATATCAAATCCCCCAAAACAGTCCTTGTGATGGATTGTTGTTATTCGGGAGGGATTGCCAAAAAAGGAAAAAACACTCGTGGTGCCGCAGAAATTCCCATTGCCCAAGGCAATGACGGGGTTGTCCGCCAAAATGCAGAAGATTATTTTTTCCAAGACAAAGCCGTCATTTCCTCTTCCGATGATGACCAAACTTCCATCGAAGTAGGGGGAACCATCAACCATGGTATCTTCACTTACAATTTTGGAAATGCACTCGAAAAGGCCGACCTCAACAAAGACAGTGTGGTCACTGCCTTAGAAGCATTTTTTGTCGCAAAAGAAGAAACTGTGAGGATGGCTCGTCAATTCAACCACGAACAAACCCCACAAGTTTCAGGGAATGCTGCAGGGATTTTTCTTTCTGGGGCCCCTCAACCGCAAACTCCTCCGCCAAAACCACCGAATGTTGTGGTGAATGTTCCCATCACTCCTGTGGAAACAACCACACCTAACAACAACCAAACCACAACTCCAGTCACACCGGAGCCAGAACCAACCCCTGCGAATGAAACGACTGTGGTCATCCCACCAATCACGGAAGTGGAACCTCCAGCTCCTCCTTCTGTCTCGACTGGGAACATCCTCATCCGGACATCCATCATCAAAGACAAGTCGTATGGCGGAGCAGCAACGAAGTCTCCTTATGACCTACTGAACAAACAAGGCAAACTTAGGTCTTCCACTCCAGAAGGCAAAGTGCGTGCCATTAAAGTGTTAGTGGATGACCAGGAATACAATGCACAAGTGACAACGGAAAAATCAAAGATTTGGGGTTCTATCACGAGGAACGGAACTCTGATCCCTGGCGATATCTACAATGTGAAGATAGACAACCTTCCGGCAGGTGTTCACCAAATTGAAATCCGTGCTGATAATTACCCTATCTACAAAACAGCGACTGCGGTGATTCCGAAACAAACGGTCACAGTCGATACAACGAGTTCGATGGATGGATTTGGTGCCATTCGGGGGAGAGTTTTCTTCAAAACGTTGGACAATCCGATTGAAAAACACCCAATTTACATGCCAACAGTTGTGTCTACGAACCAAATCTTTAAGGTCACAACAGACAAGGATGGATACTTTTGGTTTACCAATCTAAAACCAGGGAAATACGAAATCAGAGCCAGTTTTA
- a CDS encoding DUF1574 family protein has translation MRSKFLGIGLTLLFFLVLEITVRVTGIHYLEQPEIFFVNLKKNFVESGKGDADIIVLGDSRSMALAGYAKDNKTEYSVYNHSLPAMGPKYYRFFLDKYLKKGNEKPKMVLFAASPKLYATGYGPPLYDPDAKVVKENETISNFMKRRWNEGIEKNFFRPQTKSNVISYSGKQEDANQILWEFFGHRYLHQFTFAELAEQYSGVERLFILSKATPLLYESFRFHGAIRNALSVSNWKVDKQYKEKSIFCEACENIEAGLCKPSSSQLEDNLTIEDQITRHFGKYNISNRLKPELVLFSKEMIRKELDAELKNPNIDFDPNPDFVVLEDLIRYTQEQGIQFGMVYLPWIKERQESPESKALLSKLIIFFQNHPATKLFFFPESSYPAERFVDNIHYDCRGEKRVNEEFRQFVLPQVFRFLSSK, from the coding sequence TTGCGTTCTAAATTTTTAGGCATAGGTCTTACTCTTTTATTCTTTTTGGTTTTAGAAATCACTGTACGTGTCACGGGAATTCATTATTTAGAACAACCAGAAATCTTTTTTGTCAATCTAAAGAAAAACTTTGTCGAATCTGGCAAAGGTGACGCCGATATCATCGTGTTAGGTGACTCAAGATCCATGGCACTTGCCGGATATGCAAAAGACAATAAAACAGAGTATTCTGTTTACAACCATAGTCTGCCTGCGATGGGACCAAAATATTACCGATTCTTTTTGGATAAATACTTAAAAAAGGGAAACGAAAAACCAAAAATGGTTTTGTTTGCCGCCTCGCCAAAGTTATACGCAACTGGTTACGGCCCTCCTTTGTACGATCCTGACGCAAAGGTTGTGAAAGAAAATGAAACCATCTCAAACTTTATGAAACGGAGATGGAACGAAGGGATTGAAAAAAACTTTTTTAGACCACAAACAAAATCCAATGTGATTAGTTATAGTGGGAAACAAGAAGATGCCAACCAAATCCTTTGGGAGTTTTTTGGACATAGATACCTCCACCAGTTTACCTTTGCCGAATTAGCAGAACAATATTCTGGTGTAGAGCGACTGTTTATTTTATCGAAAGCCACACCACTTTTGTACGAATCCTTCCGATTCCACGGTGCCATTCGAAATGCACTTAGTGTATCCAATTGGAAAGTAGACAAACAATACAAAGAAAAATCCATCTTTTGTGAAGCATGTGAAAATATAGAAGCAGGTTTATGCAAACCATCCTCTTCCCAACTCGAAGACAATTTGACCATCGAAGACCAGATCACTCGTCATTTTGGGAAATATAATATTTCCAATCGATTGAAACCAGAGTTAGTGCTTTTTTCAAAAGAAATGATTCGGAAGGAATTGGATGCGGAATTAAAAAATCCAAACATTGATTTTGATCCTAATCCAGATTTTGTCGTATTAGAAGATTTGATCCGATACACACAGGAACAAGGCATTCAATTTGGAATGGTATATTTGCCGTGGATCAAAGAACGCCAAGAGTCTCCTGAATCGAAGGCTCTTCTTTCCAAGTTAATCATTTTTTTCCAAAACCATCCAGCTACAAAACTCTTCTTCTTTCCTGAATCTTCCTACCCCGCAGAGCGTTTTGTAGATAATATCCATTACGATTGCCGGGGAGAAAAACGGGTAAACGAAGAATTCCGCCAATTTGTTCTTCCTCAGGTCTTTCGTTTTTTATCTTCCAAATAA